A region of Culicoides brevitarsis isolate CSIRO-B50_1 chromosome 1, AGI_CSIRO_Cbre_v1, whole genome shotgun sequence DNA encodes the following proteins:
- the LOC134837003 gene encoding 26S proteasome non-ATPase regulatory subunit 9, whose translation MVVPQSNKREQVLKLIEEKDKLEAKINELGNVLRANNVGMTDELTDSEDFPRNDIDVMAVRQARHEINCLQNDLKQLLKVIEAGLEEIHSEGSHITSPKIPPDVAMQSSTSVSNNRSPFVIVNLVSPGSPAEEAGIQLRDEIVEFGSINVDNFQDLGQIGELVRHSQNQNISLKVRRARNLIDITLVPKTWQGRGLLGCNIVPIPTSSTPSHLS comes from the exons atggtaGTACCACAATCAAACAAACGAGAGCAGgtgttgaaattaattgaagaaaagGATAAGCTTGAGGCTAAAATCAACGAACTTGGAAATGTACTAAGAGCA AATAATGTCGGAATGACTGATGAATTAACAGACTCGGAAGATTTTCCCAGGAATGATATTGATGTCATGGCTGTACGACAAGCGCGAcatgaaataaattgtttacaaAATGATTTGAAACAGTTGCTAAAAGTAATTGAAGCAGGTCTTGAAGAAATTCATTCGGAAGGTTCGCATATTACTTCACCGAAAATTCCACCAGATGTTGCGATGCAAAGTTCAACTAGTGTTTCAAATAACCGTTCCCCCTTTGTCATTGTCAATCTTGTCAGCCCGGGGTCTCCAGCGGAGGAAGCGGGAATTCAGCTACGAGACGAAATTGTTGAGTTTGGCTCAATAAATGTAGATAATTTTCAAGATCTCGGTCAAATTGGTGAATTGGTGCGACATTCTCAAAATCAGAATATATCTTTAAAAGTAAGAAGAGCTAGAAATTTGATAGATATAACACTTGTTCCGAAAACTTGGCAAGGTCGTGGCTTATTGGGGTGTAATATAGTTCCAATACCAACATCTTCTACTCCTTCTCATCTAtcataa
- the LOC134827503 gene encoding phenoloxidase-activating factor 2-like isoform X2, producing MLRLLVIFVCIQSSVFGQNIQFPFDLSQFTNVFGNFPVFPNQMTMNNNNNQNNGVSVDDRGSFGEIVKPDVSAPTLRPPTADSERCNCVPYHSCTDNKRSVDFNSNNKIEIQYLDGTCEHYLDVCCGAGDGASQPAPNPAPTPQPAVVPQPQPAPAPAPAPAPQPTTAPQTEPIALPGCGVRNEGGIDFTITDVDPKFAGFGEFPWTVALIDVNTGRCDCAGSLILPQVVLTAGHCASAARARSLKVRAGEWDTQTEKERLPYQERRVAEVLPHPMFNDKTLSYDLALIRLDSPFNLDRHINVVCLPPQNYQAVSKNCFATGWGKDQFGKAGVYSVMLKKVPLPMVPHATCQNKLRTTRLSQKFNLHSSFVCAGGVPGTDTCEGDGGAPLHCPAQNNPKKFVQTGIVAWGIGCNTDIPAVYANVASMRNWIDETLQARGFDITPYSSY from the exons ATGTTAAGGTTACTTGTGATATTTGTGTGCATACAAAGTTCCGTATTCggacaaaatattcaatttcctTTTGATTTGTCGCAATTCACGAACGTCTTTGGGAATTTCCCAGTGTTTCCAAACCAGATGACTatgaataacaataacaatcaaAATAACGGAGTTTCTGTAGATGACAGAGGCAGTTTTGGCGAAATCGTAAAACCTGAT gttTCTGCACCAACACTACGACCTCCAACTGCCGATTCTGAACGATGCAATTGTGTTCCTTATCACTCCTGCACCGACAACAAGCGATCTGTTGACTTTAACTCAAACAACAAgattgaaattcaatatttggATGGAACGTGTGAACATTATTTGGACGTTTGTTGTGGAGCGGGCGATGGCGCTAGTCAACCTGCGCCAAATCCGGCACCAACGCCTCAGCCAGCTGTCGTACCGCAACCACAACCTGCACCAGCTCCAGCTCCAGCTCCTGCACCGCAACCGACTACAGCACCACAAACAGAGCCGATTGCATTACCGGGTTGTGGTGTCCGAAATGAGGGAGGAATTGACTTTACCATAACTGACGTTGATCCCAAGTTCGCTGGATTCGGAGAGTttccg tgGACCGTTGCTCTCATTGATGTCAATACGGGACGTTGTGATTGTGCTGGCAGTTTGATTCTTCCa caagtTGTTTTAACAGCTGGTCATTGTGCAAGTGCTGCACGTGCAAGAAGCCTCAAAGTCAG agcGGGAGAATGGGACACTCAAACGGAAAAAGAACGTTTACCTTACCAGGAGAGACGAGTTGCCGAAGTACTGCCACATCCAATGTTCAATGATAAAACACTTAGCTATGACTTGGCATTAATTCGTCTAGATTCGCCATTTAACTTAGATCGTCACATCAACGTCGTTTGTTTGCCTCCTCAAAATTATCAAGCAGTtagtaaaaattgctttgccACAGG ATGGGGAAAAGATCAATTTGGAAAAGCTGGTGTCTATAGTGTAATGTTGAAGAAAGTTCCCTTACCGATGGTTCCACATGCAACGTGTCAAAATAAGTTGCGAACAACTAGATTGTCGCAAAAATTCAATCTTCACAGTTCGTTCGTTTGTGCAGGTGGAGTTCCAGGAACTGATACATGCGAAGGTGATGGCGGCGCTCCCTTGCATTGTCCTGCTCAAAATAATCCCAAGAAATTCGTACAAACTGGAATTGTc GCTTGGGGCATTGGATGCAATACTGATATTCCTGCGGTGTATGCCAACGTTGCTTCCATGAGAAATTGGATTGACGAAACATTACAAGCACGTGGATTCGACATAACACCTTACTCTTCTtattaa
- the LOC134832622 gene encoding protein slit — protein MTQKLNFLINCIIIICLLYQIECKIVTNLCEKPINNPVTESQSFCECVTENSLRWGELVLVINCAEKSLKSEDFRANILPNFTVSLDLSYNQFKELPLLEGDELSFLDASYNEIEKLVENNFARISNLVHLDLSNNHLAEIDKNSFSALSKLTELNLANNMLHILPEQLFSPLQSLSFLTLSGNIGLNETFSQVGIDLFLKLGVTPTLNKLEIERCNLTRIDLGRGSWLSEVYLANNLITNLKEMPSRIRILDFSNNNIERLSELFFSEMINLEMILLQDMPELTTVEAKSFFPLLNLKHVSIRGSKKLTYIDAEAFGPVTGDSKLPSLDILNLQGTKLTSLNESLYALLKDTKAIDLNGVPLECDCHLRWIKKLAVETNGQCRSPKHLRGVLLSGVPEKNFECRLFPKWVYTSINGVLILVVLILCSLAVWFVTMKLKRTTDNRHKTNVHSSSPYAPITMATNVRESNSPYY, from the coding sequence atgacacaaaaattgaactttttaattaactgcATCATTATTATATGTTTATTGTACCAAATTGAGTGCAAAATAGTAACGAACTTGTGCGAAAAACCAATTAATAATCCAGTTACTGAGTCACAAAGCTTTTGCGAATGCGTCACCGAAAACTCTTTAAGGTGGGGCGAGCTTGTATTGGTTATAAACTGTGCtgaaaaatcacttaaaagtGAGGACTTTAGAGCCAACATTTTACCAAACTTCACAGTATCATTGGATCTATCATATAATCAATTCAAAGAATTACCGTTATTAGAAGGAGATGAACTTAGTTTTTTGGACGCTTCGTACAatgaaattgagaaattaGTCGAGAACAATTTCGCAAGAATTTCTAATTTAGTTCATTTGGACCTCAGTAATAACCATCTTGcggaaattgataaaaattcatttagtgCACTAAGCAAACTTACAGAATTGAATTTGGCGAACAATATGTTACACATTTTACCGGAACAGTTGTTTTCTCCTCTACAAAGTTTAAGTTTTCTCACGTTAAGTGGAAATATTGGACTAAACGAAACTTTTAGTCAAGTTGGTATCGATTTATTCCTAAAATTAGGAGTTACGCCGACATTGAACAAGCTGGAAATCGAGCGGTGTAATTTAACTCGCATCGATTTAGGACGTGGAAGTTGGCTGAGTGAGGTTTATTTAGCCAATAATCTAATcactaatttaaaagaaatgccATCGCGAATACGGATATTGGATTTTAGCAACAATAATATTGAACGGCTTTCTGAAttgttttttagtgaaatgatTAATCTTGAAATGATTTTGCTGCAAGATATGCCAGAGTTGACAACTGTTGAagctaaaagtttttttccgtTGCTCAATTTAAAGCATGTCAGTATTAGAGGTTCAAAGAAATTGACCTATATCGATGCCGAAGCTTTTGGTCCAGTTACAGGCGATTCAAAATTGCCAAGTTTAGATATCCTGAATTTACAAGGAACAAAACTCACGTCACTTAATGAGTCTTTGTATGCTTTGTTGAAGGACACAAAAGCCATCGATCTTAATGGAGTGCCGCTGGAATGTGATTGTCATTTGCGTTGGATAAAGAAACTTGCTGTGGAAACAAATGGACAATGCCGATCTCCCAAACATTTACGAGGTGTTCTGCTATCAGGAGTGCCAGAGAAGAACTTTGAATGTCGCCTCTTTCCCAAATGGGTTTACACATCCATAAACGGAGTGCTTATCTTGgttgttttgattttatgtTCTCTTGCGGTCTGGTTTGTCACAATGAAACTCAAAAGGACAACAGATAACCGACACAAGACAAATGTCCATTCATCAAGTCCATACGCACCCATTACCATGGCAACAAATGTCAGAGAATCCAACAGTCCGTATTATTAA
- the LOC134827004 gene encoding general odorant-binding protein 56d-like: MKAFALFVCVAIAVASAGTITDEQKQKAKEHAAHCVKEVGVPPETPMKLQKGDFSANDEKTQCFAKCFLEKAGFMDSHGNLNDDVIVAKLSQANDESKVKALLAKCKQEKGNTACETAYKVYQCAYTNKAL, translated from the exons ATGAAAGCCTTTGCACTTTTCGTCTGTGTCGCAATTGCCGTAGCTAGTGCCGGT ACAATTACTgatgaacaaaaacaaaaggcTAAGGAACATGCTGCCCACTGCGTAAAAGAAGTCGGTGTGCCTCCAGAAACCCCAATGAAACTCCAAAAGGGCGACTTTAGTGCCAACGACGAAAAGACACAATGTTTCGCCAAGTGCTTCTTGGAAAAGGCCGGTTTTATGGATTCGCATGGAAACCTCAACGATGATGTTATTGTTGCCAAGTTATCTCAGGCAAATGACGAATCAAAG GTAAAAGCATTGTTGGCAAAATGCAAACAAGAAAAAGGAAATACTGCATGTGAAACTGCTTACAAAGTTTACCAATGCGCTTACACAAACAAGGCACTGTAA
- the LOC134837002 gene encoding uncharacterized protein LOC134837002, translating to MEIQVFGGPCGCHGPYTFFKALKLTPPPSVNSLQKVQSRNTRKCVENSRKQIRGCRRELVLALGDCVPVRPWEDSPIACLAEIRMIWKDKNEQGLLTSLRLYFLPENTPNGRNVHGEDEVIALNEQIVLRADDLMQWVVDDLDWNWGLNAVFVPNGENKSADQKIKVTHLQSTQLEFNDVDIEKSKNKDLVSKVAVISYPRYCRYRATLTRLESVQDEWIRNTLVETITGFVAYSPNMKIMFCRDTFEYPELETHENLCNHLAPKLKGRPRSKRRLRRSESPYKNESSEADSDADESDASACSVEKAQPRFNIKPQLRNTHRLVRRPTKSESSEVSSPELKASYDRKVRSNSLPDEKAFLTRLNNFMVKNPEFYPKMVWMELRQINLYKVYMKVQKLGGYDAITDLQTWRLMANDPNTEDGAMMKNKYEKILLPFERHDTEFGTHAKYRLQNLERRLSPSLEIIPIKKEDYNGKELTKEQMMKIQSLVKSRGTEADKRDDDRMSSVSVPLTTTITVQCNDQQIMNQIKITNQIQIQQIRVNAEDSPLRCNIKQDKSSSDVSEESGTNKPSSTQSKTSSLRNVRKSVATTPPGGQREKENIPLFLGCKSTTITPIVSVGSSTINLNSTPKEQIIVTPEIVDLADNSDSESSSRGTKRSGAESPSLAKRKKLDMLKAGGLEVTPISSNSAASAFWQRDLFNAAGSMNPEEFLRTLSSKLEITPSSTQNKYSTKQNSKVPPPKNRAVFTSASLPKLQPVGMYAQTGRIYGDPKEILPPDYQKSSISSTIDLTAQTTQQYQPHHQSQPSRTKTNFVSSSGSSSSNSKNNTIPVTQVIHDKRLPPSLIPAINLAQQKMKNNAGLQISLVQPPATSSTHVQNIHNSQNHNIKRKEVTIQPTSSSSSRSDKNTNNHRVSSPMNNTPAAGLPNLALANLFSNPLLFAQYMQQAASAANPPPGMGSKQSPTSSLPPHLIPPGFNPMMNAAAASQMARTNQPNPFLSIMDHPLYLSALCGNPRLLMQNAMSPELLQQILKNLPPKDTPVSKS from the exons atggaaATACAG gtgtTTGGTGGACCATGTGGATGTCATGGACCTTACACTTTTTTCAAGGCATTGAAATTGACACCGCCACCAAGTGTGAATAGTCTCCAAAAAGTACAAAGCAGGAATACACGGAAGTGTGTTGAAAATAGTAGAAAACAAATCCGAGG ATGTCGCCGAGAGTTAGTATTAGCGTTAGGAGATTGTGTCCCAGTGCGACCGTGGGAAGACTCTCCTATTGCATGTCTTGCCGAAATTCGGATGATATGGAAAGACAAAAATGAACAGGGGCTACTGACTAGTCTTCGGTTGTATTTTTTGCCAGAAAATACTCCGAATGGTCGAAATGTCCATGGAGAG GATGAAGTAATTGCTCTGAATGAACAAATTGTGCTTCGTGCTGATGATTTGATGCAATGGGTCGTCGATGACCTGGACTGGAACTGGGGATTAAATGCTGTTTTTGTTCCGAATGGCGAAAATAAAAGcgctgatcaaaaaattaaagttactcATTTACAAAGTACTCAACTAGAATTCAACGATGTCGACAtcgaaaaatctaaaa ATAAAGATTTGGTGTCAAAAGTAGCAGTCATTAGTTATCCGCGATATTGTCGTTATCGTGCAACTCTAACACGATTGGAGTCGGTGCAAGATGAATGGATTCGCAATACTCTCGTAGAAACAATTACCGGATTCGTTGCCTACAGTCCAAATATGAAAATCATGTTCTGTCGC GACACGTTTGAATATCCTGAACTTGAGACTCACGAAAACTTATGTAATCATTTGGCTCCCAAACTTAAAGGTCGCCCACGTAGTAAACGGCGTTTAAGACGCAGCGAGTCTCCATACAAAAACGAATCATCTGAAGCAGATTCAGATGCAGATGAGTCAGACGCGTCAGCATGCTCGGTGGAGAAAGCTCAACCTCGATTCAATATTAAACCACAGCTTCGAAATACACATCGTCTTGTACGACGTCCTACTAAATCAGAATCATCTGAAGTGTCATCACCGGAACTAAAAGCTTCATACGATCGAAAAGTGCGAAGTAATTCATTACCTGACGAGAAAGCCTTCTTGACTCGTTTGAACAACTTTATGGTTAAGAATCCCGAATTTTATCCGAAGATGGTTTGGATGGAACTTCGCCAAA TCAACTTGTATAAAGTTTATATGAAAGTACAAAAACTAGGAGGCTACGATGCAATAACTGATTTGCAAACATGGAGACTAATGGCAAATGATCCAAATACTGAAGATGGtgcaatgatgaaaaataaatacgaaaaGATCCTGCTGCCGTTCGAAAGGCATGATACTGAATTTGGAACTCATGCAAAATACCGTTTACAAAATCTTGAACGCCGACTCTCGCCATCTTTGGAAATAATTCCGATTAAGAAAGAAGATTACAATGGCAAAGAGTTGACGAAAGaacaaatgatgaaaatacAAAGCTTAGTGAAATCTCGAGGTACTGAAGCCGATAAACGGGATGATGATAGAATGTCTTCAGTATCGGTTCCCTTAACGACGACAATTACTGTTCAATGCAATGACCAACAAATTAtgaatcaaatcaaaattacaaatcaaattcaaattcaacagATTCGCGTTAATGCGGAGGATAGTCCCCTGCGGTGTAACATAAAGCAAGACAAATCGAGCTCAGACGTTTCAGAAGAGAGTGGAACAAACAAACCATCTTCTACACAAAGCAAGACTTCCTCTTTGAGAAATGTTAGGAAATCTGTAGCAACTACTCCGCCAGGAGGTCAGCGggaaaaagaaaacattccattatttttaGGATGCAAGTCGACAACAATTACTCCAATCGTGAGTGTCGGTTCGAGCACAATAAACTTGAATAGCACGCCAAAGGAACAAATTATTGTTACGCCAGAAATTGTTGATTTGGCTGACAACAGTGACTCCGAGAGTTCGTCACGTGGCACTAAACGTAGTGGTGCGGAGTCTCCAAGTTtggcaaagagaaaaaagttggACATGTTGAAAGCTGGTGGCCTCGAAGTTACGCCGATAAGTTCAAACTCAGCAGCATCTGCTTTTTGGCAACGAGATCTGTTTAATGCCGCAGGCTCAATGAATCCCGAAGAGTTTTTAAGGACGTTAAGTAGTAAATTAGAGATAACTCCTTCGTCGACACAAAACAAATACagtacaaaacaaaattcgaAAGTGCCACCACCAAAAAATCGTGCGGTTTTTACGTCTGCATCACTGCCAAAACTGCAGCCCGTCGGAATGTACGCACAAACAGGACGGATCTATGGAGATCCAAAAGAAATCCTACCTCCAGATTATCAAAAATCTTCTATTAGCAGTACTATAGATTTAACAGCACAAACAACACAACAATACCAACCACATCATCAGTCACAACCATCAAGAACGAAGACAAATTTCGTCAGCAGTTCAGGTAGCAGTAGTAGTAAtagcaaaaataatacaattcCAGTGACCCAAGTCATTCATGATAAGAGACTACCACCGTCGCTGATTCCAGCCATAAATTtggcacaacaaaaaatgaaaaacaatgcTGGACTACAAATTTCTTTGGTGCAACCGCCAGCAACTTCGTCCACACACGTACAAAATATTCACAATTCTCAAAATCACAATATTAAACGAAAAGAAGTAACTATTCAACCGACCTCGAGTAGTTCGTCTAGATCTGACAAAAATACGAACAATCATCGAGTTAGCTCACCGATGAACAATACTCCAGCAGCAGGATTGCCTAATCTGGCACTTGCAAACTTATTTTCAAATCCATTACTATTTGCACAATATATGCAACAAGCAGCCTCAGCTGCAAACCCTCCACCTGGAATGGGAAGCAAGCAATCTCCAACGAGCTCGTTACCACCACACTTGATTCCACCCGGCTTTAATCCAATGATgaatgctgctgctgcatcACAAATGGCTCGAACAAATCAACCGAATCCATTTTTATCGATAATGGACCACCCTCTGTACTTATCGGCATTATGTGGCAATCCAAGATTATTGATGCAAAATGCAATGTCACCTGAATTGTtgcaacaaattttgaaaaatctaccACCAAAAGACACGCCAGTTTCAAAAAGttag
- the LOC134838338 gene encoding peptidyl-prolyl cis-trans isomerase, rhodopsin-specific isozyme: protein MRIFFAFFVLIIAFVYGLFRLTSNNQNVRSFKVTSQIYIDVSHGSKPLGRIEIGLFSEDAPRTVENFREICINGINGKSYKNSVFHRVIEKFMIQGGDIVAGDGSGSISIYGKQFEDENLQINHTDVGFVAMANRGPDTNGCQFYITTMRAPWLDGKHTIFGKVVAGQRVVHMIEQVKTDSDDIPIKPIVITDCGDSPIEAPFYVSDNPYDVTGWLKASVIPLGMSLTILIIFQYFIKKLEKLTEPHNDDDDAEEEQK, encoded by the exons atgagaattttctttgctttttttgttctcatcATCGCCTTTGTCTATGGATTATTCAGATTGACATCAAATaat CAAAATGTCCGATCATTTAAAGTGACGTCGCAAATATACATTGATGTGTCGCATGGTAGCAAGCCACTGGGTAGGATAGAGATTGGATTATTTTCCGAAGATGCTCCAAGAACAGTAGAGAACTTTCgtgaaa TTTGTATCAATGGAATCAATGggaaatcatataaaaatagcGTGTTTCATCGCGTGATAGAAAAGTTTATGATACAAGGTGGTGATATTGTGGCTGGCGATGGTTCGGGATCCATTAGCATTTATGGAAAGCAATTTGAGGACGAGAATTTGCAGATTAATCATACAGATGTGGGATTTGTGGCGATGGCGAATCGTGGACCCGACACAAATGGCTGTCAGTTCTACATCACGACGATGCGTGCGCCATGGCTTGACGGAAAACACACAATTTTTGGTAAAGTGGTAGCGGGACAAAGAGTTGTTCACATGATTGAGCAA gttaAAACAGATTCTGATGATATTCCAATAAAACCAATTGTCATAACTGATTGCGGAGACTCACCCATAGAGGCACCATTTTACGTGTCTGACAATCCTTATGA TGTTACGGGATGGTTGAAAGCATCAGTTATTCCACTCGGTATGTCATTAACTATCTTgataatatttcaatatttcatcaaaaaactcgAGAAATTAACTGAACCacacaatgatgatgatgatgccgaGGAGGAGCAAAAGTGA
- the LOC134837447 gene encoding uncharacterized protein LOC134837447, with product MKCFTIILIVAAAIQIVVGSDEIKKMLMEVGMKCGAEHGVTDEMFKQFAGGDSSSFDAQKKCAAKCFFVNIGMADTSMNLNEDKMKEFLGAAPAEMQTALADCAKLSAAEPCEKAFKIMECVMKAEKNA from the exons atgaagtGCTTtactataattttaattgtcgcTGCAGCAATTCAAATT gtTGTTGGATcagatgaaattaaaaaaatgttaatggaAGTTGGTATGAAATGTGGAGCTGAACATGGAGTTACTGATGAAATGTTCAAGCAGTTTGCTGGAGGAGATTCAAGTAGCTTTGACGCTCAGAAAAAA TGCGCTGCCAAATGCTTCTTTGTGAATATTGGAATGGCAGACACCTCAATGAATTTAAACGAGGACAagatgaaagaatttttaggaGCAGCACCCGCTGAAATG cAAACAGCACTTGCAGATTGTGCCAAACTAAGTGCCGCCGAGCCATGCGAAAAGGCCTTCAAAATTATGGAATGTGTCatgaaagcagaaaaaaatgcttaa
- the LOC134827503 gene encoding phenoloxidase-activating factor 2-like isoform X1 yields MTKLETIMLRLLVIFVCIQSSVFGQNIQFPFDLSQFTNVFGNFPVFPNQMTMNNNNNQNNGVSVDDRGSFGEIVKPDVSAPTLRPPTADSERCNCVPYHSCTDNKRSVDFNSNNKIEIQYLDGTCEHYLDVCCGAGDGASQPAPNPAPTPQPAVVPQPQPAPAPAPAPAPQPTTAPQTEPIALPGCGVRNEGGIDFTITDVDPKFAGFGEFPWTVALIDVNTGRCDCAGSLILPQVVLTAGHCASAARARSLKVRAGEWDTQTEKERLPYQERRVAEVLPHPMFNDKTLSYDLALIRLDSPFNLDRHINVVCLPPQNYQAVSKNCFATGWGKDQFGKAGVYSVMLKKVPLPMVPHATCQNKLRTTRLSQKFNLHSSFVCAGGVPGTDTCEGDGGAPLHCPAQNNPKKFVQTGIVAWGIGCNTDIPAVYANVASMRNWIDETLQARGFDITPYSSY; encoded by the exons ATGACGAAGCTTG AAACCATAATGTTAAGGTTACTTGTGATATTTGTGTGCATACAAAGTTCCGTATTCggacaaaatattcaatttcctTTTGATTTGTCGCAATTCACGAACGTCTTTGGGAATTTCCCAGTGTTTCCAAACCAGATGACTatgaataacaataacaatcaaAATAACGGAGTTTCTGTAGATGACAGAGGCAGTTTTGGCGAAATCGTAAAACCTGAT gttTCTGCACCAACACTACGACCTCCAACTGCCGATTCTGAACGATGCAATTGTGTTCCTTATCACTCCTGCACCGACAACAAGCGATCTGTTGACTTTAACTCAAACAACAAgattgaaattcaatatttggATGGAACGTGTGAACATTATTTGGACGTTTGTTGTGGAGCGGGCGATGGCGCTAGTCAACCTGCGCCAAATCCGGCACCAACGCCTCAGCCAGCTGTCGTACCGCAACCACAACCTGCACCAGCTCCAGCTCCAGCTCCTGCACCGCAACCGACTACAGCACCACAAACAGAGCCGATTGCATTACCGGGTTGTGGTGTCCGAAATGAGGGAGGAATTGACTTTACCATAACTGACGTTGATCCCAAGTTCGCTGGATTCGGAGAGTttccg tgGACCGTTGCTCTCATTGATGTCAATACGGGACGTTGTGATTGTGCTGGCAGTTTGATTCTTCCa caagtTGTTTTAACAGCTGGTCATTGTGCAAGTGCTGCACGTGCAAGAAGCCTCAAAGTCAG agcGGGAGAATGGGACACTCAAACGGAAAAAGAACGTTTACCTTACCAGGAGAGACGAGTTGCCGAAGTACTGCCACATCCAATGTTCAATGATAAAACACTTAGCTATGACTTGGCATTAATTCGTCTAGATTCGCCATTTAACTTAGATCGTCACATCAACGTCGTTTGTTTGCCTCCTCAAAATTATCAAGCAGTtagtaaaaattgctttgccACAGG ATGGGGAAAAGATCAATTTGGAAAAGCTGGTGTCTATAGTGTAATGTTGAAGAAAGTTCCCTTACCGATGGTTCCACATGCAACGTGTCAAAATAAGTTGCGAACAACTAGATTGTCGCAAAAATTCAATCTTCACAGTTCGTTCGTTTGTGCAGGTGGAGTTCCAGGAACTGATACATGCGAAGGTGATGGCGGCGCTCCCTTGCATTGTCCTGCTCAAAATAATCCCAAGAAATTCGTACAAACTGGAATTGTc GCTTGGGGCATTGGATGCAATACTGATATTCCTGCGGTGTATGCCAACGTTGCTTCCATGAGAAATTGGATTGACGAAACATTACAAGCACGTGGATTCGACATAACACCTTACTCTTCTtattaa